The following are encoded in a window of Gavia stellata isolate bGavSte3 chromosome 33, bGavSte3.hap2, whole genome shotgun sequence genomic DNA:
- the LOC132320043 gene encoding E3 ubiquitin-protein ligase RBBP6-like: MSCVHYKFFSKLSYDTVTFGGLHISLCDLKRRIMGREKLKAANCDLQITNAQTKEEYTDDHALIPKNSSVIVRRIPVGGVKATSKTFVLSRTEPVSGTPKAIDDSSAPIPLAQLIKTTNLAEANASEEDKIKAMMMQSCCGYDPTRS; this comes from the exons ATGTCTTGTGTCCACTACAAGTTCTTCTCCAAGTTGAGCTATGACACAGTCACCTTTGGcggcctccacatctccctgtgcgaccTCAAGCGCCGGATCATGGGCCGTGAAAAGCTGAAGGCGGCCAACTGCgacctgcagatcaccaacgccCAGACCAAAGAAG aatacacagATGATCATGCCCTGATTCCTAAGAACTCATCGGTAATTGTTAGAAGAATCCCTGTGGGAGGAGttaaagctaccagcaaaacctTTGTTCT aagtcgAACTGAGCCAGTGAGTGGAACACcaaaagca attGATGACTCTTCCGCACCGATTCCTCTGGCCCAGCTTATTAAG ACCACCAATCTGGCTGAAGCCAATGCTTCCGAAGAAGACAAGATAAAAGCTATGATGATGCAGTCTTGCTGTGGATATGATCCAACCAG gtCATAG